Proteins co-encoded in one Streptococcus ruminicola genomic window:
- a CDS encoding UDP-N-acetylmuramoyl-L-alanyl-D-glutamate--L-lysine ligase has translation MITLEKTLEILKKDHNFREIIFHNHYSLTWKENPSFSKISFDSRDVDSSTLFFAKGATFKKEYLEQAIQKGLPFYVSQVDYELDIPAIIVTDIKKAMSLIAMEFYGHPEEKLKIIAFTGTKGKTTAAYFTYNILKQSHKPAMFSTMNTTLDGKTFFKSKLTTPESLDLFKMMATAVDNGMTHLIMEVSSQAYLVDRVYGLTFDVGAFLNISPDHIGPIEHPTFEDYFYHKRLLMANSKAVVVNAGMDHFKVVAEQVADLPHDFYGKDSDNTIENGRAFDFDVTGKLAGHYDIQLIGSFNQENALAAGLACLRLGTSPEDIKKGIAETSVPGRMEVITQANGAKVFVDYAHNGDSLEKLLSVVEEHQAGNLHLILGATGNKGESRRADFARVINAHPNLQVILTADDPNYEDPKAIADEIASQVNRPLEIEVDREKAIAKAMSLTQTADDAVIIAGKGADAYQIVNGERTAYAGDMNIAKKYLN, from the coding sequence ATGATTACACTTGAAAAAACCCTCGAAATTCTGAAAAAAGACCATAATTTCCGCGAAATCATCTTCCACAATCATTACAGTCTAACTTGGAAGGAAAATCCTAGCTTTTCAAAAATCAGTTTTGACAGTCGTGATGTCGACAGTTCAACACTTTTCTTTGCTAAAGGGGCAACTTTTAAAAAAGAATACCTTGAACAAGCTATCCAAAAAGGCTTACCTTTTTATGTCAGCCAAGTTGATTACGAACTTGATATTCCTGCGATTATCGTAACAGATATCAAAAAAGCCATGAGCTTGATTGCTATGGAATTCTACGGTCACCCCGAAGAAAAATTAAAAATCATTGCCTTTACTGGAACTAAAGGGAAAACAACAGCGGCTTACTTTACTTACAACATTTTAAAACAAAGCCATAAACCTGCCATGTTTTCAACAATGAACACAACGCTTGATGGTAAGACATTCTTCAAATCAAAATTAACCACACCTGAAAGTCTTGACCTCTTCAAAATGATGGCAACTGCTGTTGATAATGGCATGACACACCTCATCATGGAAGTATCTAGCCAAGCTTATCTTGTTGATCGTGTTTACGGCTTAACTTTTGATGTCGGAGCATTTCTTAATATCAGTCCAGACCACATTGGACCGATTGAACACCCAACATTTGAAGATTACTTCTACCACAAGCGTCTGTTGATGGCAAATAGCAAGGCTGTTGTTGTCAATGCTGGTATGGATCATTTTAAAGTTGTTGCTGAGCAAGTGGCTGACCTTCCGCATGATTTTTACGGTAAGGATTCTGATAATACTATTGAAAATGGCAGAGCTTTTGACTTTGACGTGACAGGAAAACTAGCTGGACATTACGACATTCAACTCATTGGTTCCTTTAACCAAGAAAATGCACTAGCTGCAGGTCTCGCTTGTCTTCGTTTAGGGACAAGCCCTGAAGACATCAAAAAAGGAATCGCTGAAACAAGCGTGCCAGGTCGTATGGAAGTTATTACTCAGGCAAATGGTGCCAAAGTTTTCGTTGACTACGCTCACAACGGTGATAGCCTTGAAAAATTATTATCTGTTGTTGAAGAACATCAAGCTGGAAATCTTCACCTCATTCTAGGAGCGACTGGTAATAAAGGTGAAAGTCGCCGCGCTGACTTTGCTCGTGTGATTAACGCTCACCCAAATCTTCAAGTCATCCTAACCGCTGATGACCCTAACTACGAAGACCCTAAAGCTATTGCAGACGAGATTGCCAGCCAAGTCAATCGACCACTTGAAATCGAAGTCGACCGTGAAAAAGCTATCGCAAAAGCTATGTCACTCACTCAAACCGCTGATGATGCGGTTATCATTGCTGGTAAAGGTGCTGACGCTTACCAAATCGTTAACGGTGAACGCACAGCTTATGCTGGTGATATGAACATCGCCAAAAAATACCTTAACTAA
- a CDS encoding putative polysaccharide biosynthesis protein, with translation MSENKTNVTQQQQMVRGAAWLTASNFISRLLGAFYIIPWYAWMGTHAEQANALFGMGYNIYAVFLLISTAGIPVAIAKQVSKYNTLGQEETSYYLLRKILKLTLVLGFIFAAIMYVGAPIQAAWSGGGEDLIRVMQSLAWAVLLFPSMSVLRGFFQGFNNLKPYAMSQIAEQVIRVIWMLLTAFMIMKIGSGDYVSAVVQSTFAAFIGMIASVMVLIFFLWKEGKLQAILAKETEEIDIDANAIIIETVKEAIPFIITGAAIQLFQLVDQWSFINSMKLFTSHSLKELQILYAYLSSNPNKVTMILISLATAIGGAGIPLLTENFVNKDKKAAAHLVINSLQMLCMVLLPAMMGAIILAQPLYTLFYGAPNNDALWLFVVALVQVIFLALYSLLAPMLQALFENRKAINYFAYGLVVKIVLQVPFIFLFKAYGPLISTAIGLMIPIILMFNQIHAVTQFNRKALWRGILLVCILTAIMGIVVALGTFGLHFIISPTTRLGSVIYLVLMGALGVAVYGFLALATHLLDKLIGSKAKTLRKKFHLE, from the coding sequence ATGTCTGAAAACAAAACAAACGTGACACAGCAACAGCAGATGGTGCGTGGAGCTGCTTGGTTAACAGCTTCAAACTTCATCAGTCGTCTCTTGGGTGCCTTCTACATTATTCCTTGGTACGCTTGGATGGGAACGCATGCCGAGCAAGCCAATGCTCTTTTTGGAATGGGCTACAATATCTACGCTGTTTTTCTACTGATTTCAACAGCAGGGATTCCAGTTGCTATTGCAAAGCAAGTTTCCAAATATAACACGCTTGGGCAAGAAGAGACTAGTTACTATCTCTTACGAAAAATTTTAAAATTAACCTTGGTGCTTGGTTTTATTTTTGCAGCGATTATGTACGTCGGTGCACCAATTCAAGCCGCATGGAGTGGCGGTGGAGAAGATTTGATTCGTGTCATGCAGAGCCTAGCATGGGCGGTTCTCCTTTTCCCATCTATGAGTGTTCTTCGTGGCTTTTTCCAAGGATTTAATAATCTAAAACCTTACGCCATGAGCCAAATTGCTGAGCAAGTTATCCGTGTGATTTGGATGTTATTGACAGCCTTCATGATTATGAAAATTGGTTCTGGAGATTACGTTTCAGCGGTTGTTCAATCAACATTTGCAGCTTTCATTGGAATGATTGCCAGCGTCATGGTTTTGATTTTCTTCCTTTGGAAGGAAGGAAAACTTCAAGCTATTTTAGCGAAGGAAACTGAGGAAATTGACATTGATGCTAATGCCATTATCATTGAAACCGTAAAAGAAGCTATCCCATTTATCATTACGGGTGCAGCCATCCAATTATTCCAATTGGTTGACCAATGGTCTTTCATTAACTCAATGAAACTTTTCACTTCACATAGTTTGAAAGAATTGCAAATCTTGTATGCTTACTTATCAAGTAACCCAAACAAGGTAACAATGATTTTAATCTCGCTTGCGACTGCGATTGGTGGTGCAGGGATTCCGCTTTTGACAGAGAATTTTGTTAATAAAGATAAAAAAGCTGCTGCTCATTTGGTGATTAATAGTTTGCAGATGTTGTGCATGGTGCTTTTGCCGGCAATGATGGGAGCTATTATTTTGGCACAGCCACTTTACACTCTTTTCTATGGTGCACCAAATAATGATGCCCTATGGCTATTTGTTGTAGCTTTGGTTCAAGTTATTTTCTTAGCTCTTTATAGTTTGCTTGCACCAATGCTACAAGCTCTTTTTGAAAATCGCAAAGCCATCAATTATTTTGCTTATGGTTTGGTAGTTAAGATTGTTTTACAAGTGCCATTTATCTTTTTATTCAAAGCATATGGACCACTTATATCAACAGCAATTGGATTGATGATTCCAATTATTTTGATGTTCAATCAAATTCATGCCGTAACACAGTTTAATCGTAAAGCCTTGTGGCGTGGCATTCTATTGGTTTGCATTTTGACGGCTATCATGGGAATTGTTGTTGCACTAGGAACATTTGGACTTCACTTTATCATCAGTCCAACCACTCGTCTTGGTAGTGTGATTTACCTTGTTCTTATGGGAGCACTTGGAGTTGCTGTCTATGGATTCCTAGCCTTAGCAACACACCTTCTTGATAAATTAATTGGCAGTAAAGCAAAAACACTACGTAAAAAATTCCATTTAGAATAA
- a CDS encoding ABC transporter ATP-binding protein, with product MSEIRAEHITIAYDDKTIIQDLSTKIANGKITTIIGANGCGKSTLLKALTRIQAVKTGQILIDGKAIADLPTKEIAKQIALLPQMLEATEGISVYELVSYGRFPHQSYFGQLTDEDKAKIKWAMEMTKITDLANKKVDALSGGQRQRVWIAMALAQDTETIFLDEPTTYLDMNHQLEILELLKKLNQEAHKTIIMVLHDLNLSARFSDNLIAMKNGAICYHGQVEEIMTTDILRNIFSIEARIVRDPIHNCPILLTYQLT from the coding sequence ATGTCAGAAATTCGTGCTGAACATATCACTATTGCTTATGATGATAAAACGATTATTCAGGATTTATCAACCAAGATAGCTAACGGGAAAATCACTACAATCATCGGGGCAAATGGCTGCGGTAAATCAACCTTACTAAAGGCTTTGACGCGGATTCAAGCGGTAAAAACTGGGCAAATCTTAATTGACGGCAAAGCCATCGCTGACTTGCCAACCAAAGAAATTGCAAAGCAAATTGCCCTGCTCCCACAAATGCTTGAAGCTACTGAAGGCATTAGCGTCTATGAACTCGTATCCTATGGACGTTTTCCTCACCAAAGTTATTTTGGGCAATTAACCGATGAAGACAAGGCTAAGATCAAGTGGGCAATGGAAATGACCAAAATCACTGACCTTGCTAATAAAAAAGTCGATGCTTTATCAGGTGGGCAACGCCAACGTGTCTGGATTGCCATGGCATTAGCTCAAGATACTGAGACGATTTTTCTTGATGAACCGACAACTTACCTAGATATGAATCATCAATTGGAAATTTTGGAATTGCTGAAAAAACTTAACCAAGAAGCCCATAAAACCATCATCATGGTTTTGCACGATTTGAATTTATCAGCGCGTTTTTCTGATAACTTAATTGCCATGAAAAACGGTGCTATTTGCTATCACGGTCAGGTTGAAGAAATAATGACCACTGACATTTTAAGAAATATTTTTAGCATCGAGGCACGGATCGTTCGAGATCCGATTCATAACTGTCCTATTTTGCTGACTTATCAGCTCACATAA